The following proteins are co-located in the Telopea speciosissima isolate NSW1024214 ecotype Mountain lineage chromosome 9, Tspe_v1, whole genome shotgun sequence genome:
- the LOC122639887 gene encoding cellulose synthase-like protein H1, which yields MANPICLPLQERIPARNTLQRVIDLIIFFLLLLLLLYRLLSFNVHGVAWKLAFFCESWFTFCWILTMNARWTPVDYTTYPERLLQWAGDELPPVDMFVTTADSVLEPPIITVNTVLSLLAVDYPAHKLACYVSDDGASPLTFYCLLEASKFAKLWVPFCKKYEVQVRAPFMYFSTEPTKPNSHLSSSDFQREWKKIKNEYEELCQRIEEAAQKSIPCDLTGEFEAFSNIDPRNHPSIIKVIWENKGNLPDGVPHLVYLSREKRPRNPHHYKAGAMNVLTRVSGVMTNSPFLLNVDCDMFANNSKIVLMAMCLLLGFEKESKSAFVLCPQKFYGAPKDDPFGNQVVMLQEIVGRGFSGIQGSVCGGSGCFNRRKVIYGLSPDETETKARYMSSINGKSPYEALQVKFGNSPEFMESANRVLFVRNEIPDSPRDLLSSVKAAISVTACDYESDTQWGKQVGWVYGSTTEDVLTGLRIHTKGWNSVYFDSDPSAFLGCAPVTGPTTLTQMKRWSTGLLEILWSNNSPIIGTLTGKLQFRQCLGYLNILIWALRSLPELCYNLLLAYSIFTNTNFFPTVSEPAFFVVGSLFVVYNLSTLLEYLRCGLPVQAWWNNQKMARIQSSTAWLFGLLAVILKLLGISETVFVVTRKDQNKSSEGSGVIDSDNGRFTFDESPIFVPATTLLLVHLTALAMTGLRVQPFQMVRDGRTEPGIGEVICSTWVVLSFLPFLKGLFRSGIYGIPSSILYKSATLALLFIYFSMRMGSKGQML from the exons ATGGCGAATCCCATCTGTCTCCCACTCCAAGAGAGAATCCCTGCTAGAAACACCCTTCAGAGAGTCATAGATCTCATCatattctttctcctccttctcctcctcttgtaTCGTCTACTATCATTCAACGTTCATGGCGTAGCTTGGAAGCTTGCATTCTTCTGTGAGTCATGGTTCACCTTCTGCTGGATCCTCACCATGAATGCTAGATGGACTCCTGTTGATTACACCACTTACCCTGAACGCCTCTTACAATG GGCTGGTGATGAGCTTCCCCCAGTGGACATGTTTGTGACAACAGCAGATTCAGTTCTTGAACCACCAATTATCACTGTGAACACTGTGCTTTCCTTGTTGGCTGTAGACTACCCAGCTCACAAGCTAGCTTGTTATGTCTCTGATGATGGAGCTTCTCCTCTTACCTTTTATTGTCTTCTGGAAGCATCTAAGTTTGCAAAGCTTTGGGTTCCTTTCTGCAAAAAGTATGAAGTTCAAGTTAGAGCCCCTTTCATGTATTTTTCTACTGAGCCCACCAAGCCAAATTCCCATCTCTCGTCCTCAGATTTCCaaagggaatggaagaagattaAG AATGAATATGAAGAGCTTTGCCAAAGAATCGAAGAGGCTGCTCAGAAATCCATTCCATGTGATCTGACTGGTGAATTTGAAGCTTTCTCAAATATAGATCCTAGAAACCATCCAAGTATAATCAAG GTCATATGGGAGAACAAGGGAAATCTTCCAGATGGGGTGCCGCACCTAGTATATCTGTCTAGAGAGAAGCGGCCCAGGAACCCGCATCATTACAAAGCAGGGGCCATGAATGTATTG ACTAGAGTCTCAGGAGTGATGACAAACTCCCCTTTCTTGCTCAATGTCGATTGTGATATGTTTGCAAACAACTCAAAGATTGTTCTCATGGCAATGTGTCTCCTACTTGGTTTCGAGAAAGAAAGCAAAAGCGCATTTGTTCTGTGCCCCCAAAAGTTCTATGGAGCCCCAAAAGATGACCCATTCGGAAATCAAGTGGTTATGCTACAAGAA ATTGTGGGCCGTGGATTCTCAGGAATACAAGGGTCTGTATGTGGTGGATCAGGATGCTTTAATAGAAGGAAAGTTATATATGGGCTATCACCGGATGAGACAGAAACTAAAGCAAGATATATGAGTTCAATTAATG GAAAATCACCTTATGAAGCACTTCAAGTGAAATTTGGAAATTCTCCTGAATTTATGGAATCAGCGAATCGGGTATTGTTTGTGCGGAATGAAATCCCGGATAGTCCGAGAGATCTTTTGAGCTCTGTCAAAGCAGCTATCTCAGTCACAGCTTGTGACTATGAATCCGATACACAGTGGGGTAAACAGGTCGGGTGGGTCTACGGCTCCACAACCGAAGACGTCCTCACTGGATTGAGGATTCATACAAAGGGATGGAACTCGGTCTACTTTGACTCAGACCCATCTGCATTTCTTGGGTGTGCACCCGTGACTGGGCCCACGACATTAACCCAAATGAAAAGATGGTCCACTGGTCTACTTGAGATTCTATGGAGCAACAACAGTCCAATCATCGGCACCCTCACTGGGAAGCTTCAGTTCCGGCAATGCTTAGGCTATCTCAATATATTGATTTGGGCTCTGCGTTCTCTACCTGAATTGTGCTACAATCTACTACTAGCCTACTCCATCTTCACCAACACCAATTTCTTTCCTACG GTCTCCGAACCGGCTTTCTTCGTTGTTGGTTCTCTTTTCGTGGTTTACAACCTTAGCACCTTATTAGAGTACCTCCGATGTGGTTTACCGGTCCAGGCATGGTGGAACAACCAGAAAATGGCAAGGATACAATCGTCTACTGCATGGTTGTTTGGGCTATTGGCTGTCATTCTCAAGTTGTTAGGGATATCAGAGACTGTCTTCGTAGTAACACGGAAAGACCAAAATAAATCAAGCGAAGGTAGTGGTGTTATAGACTCCGATAACGGCCGGTTTACTTTCGACGAGTCGCCTATCTTTGTACCGGCCACAACCCTCTTATTGGTTCACCTAACTGCACTTGCAATGACCGGCTTAAGGGTTCAACCATTTCAAATGGTCCGTGATGGCCGGACCGAGCCGGGTATTGGAGAGGTCATTTGCAGTACATGGGTAGTGCTGAGCTTCTTGCCATTTCTAAAAGGGCTTTTCCGAAGTGGAATTTATGGGATCCCCTCATCAATCTTGTACAAGTCCGCCACATTGGCATTACTCTTCATTTACTTCTCAATGCGTATGGGTTCCAAAGGTCAAATGTTGTGA
- the LOC122640272 gene encoding cellulose synthase-like protein H1 — MANPISSIPLQERIPGRNTLQRVLDLIIFFLLLLFLFYLLLSFNVHGVAWKLAFFCESWFTFCWILTMNARWTPVDYTTYPERLLQWAGDELPPVDMFVTTTDAVLEPPIITVNTVLSLLAVDYPAHKLACYVSDDGASPLTFYSLVEAAKFAKLWVPFCKRYEVQARAPFMYFSTEPTKTNSHFSSSDFQREWKKIKTRVSGVMTNSPFMFNVDCDMFANNPKIVLMAMCHVLGFEKESESGFVLYPQKFYGISKDD; from the exons ATGGCGAATCCAATCTCTTCTATTCCCCTCCAAGAGAGAATCCCTGGTAGAAACACCCTACAGAGAGTCCTAGacctcatcatcttctttctcctccttctcttcctcttctatcTTCTATTATCATTCAACGTTCATGGCGTAGCTTGGAAGCTTGCATTCTTCTGCGAGTCATGGTTCACCTTCTGCTGGATCCTCACCATGAATGCTAGATGGACTCCTGTTGATTACACCACTTACCCTGAACGCCTCTTACAATG GGCCGGTGATGAGCTACCCCCAGTGGACATGTTTGTGACAACAACAGATGCAGTTCTTGAACCACCAATTATCACTGTCAACACTGTGCTCTCCTTGTTGGCTGTAGACTACCCAGCTCACAAGCTAGCTTGCTATGTATCTGATGATGGAGCTTCTCCTCTTACCTTTTATTCTCTTGTGGAAGCAGCTAAGTTTGCAAAGCTTTGGGTTCCTTTCTGCAAAAGATATGAAGTTCAAGCTAGAGCCCCCTTCATGTATTTTTCTACTGAGCCCACCAAAACAAATTCCCATTTCTCATCGTCCGACTTCCaaagggaatggaagaagattaAG ACCAGAGTCTCAGGAGTGATGACAAACTCCCCTTTCATGTTCAACGTCGATTGTGATATGTTCGCAAACAACCCAAAGATTGTTCTCATGGCAATGTGTCACGTACTTGGTTTCGAGAAAGAAAGCGAAAGCGGATTTGTTTTGTACCCACAAAAATTCTATGGAATCTCAAAGGATGACTAG
- the LOC122639888 gene encoding cellulose synthase-like protein H1, which produces MANPISLPLQERIPGRNTLQRVIDLIIFFLLLLLLFYRLLSFNVHGVAWKLSFFCESWFTFCWILTMNAKWTPVDYTTYPERLLQWVGDELPPVDMFVTTADSVLEPPIITVNTVLSLLAVDYPAHKLACYVSDDGASPLTFYSLLEASKFAKLWVPFCKKYEVQVRAPFMYFSTEPTKPNSHLSSSDFQREWKKIKNEYEELCQRIEEAAQKSIPCDLTGEFESFSNIDPRNHPSIIKVIWENKGNLPDGVPHLVYLSREKRPRNPHHYKAGAMNVLTRVSGVMTNSPFLLNVDCDMFANNSKIVLMAMCLLLGFEKESKSAFVLCPQKFYGAPKDDPFGNQLVMLQQIVGRGFSGIQGSICGGSGCFNRRKVIYGLSPDETETKARYMNSITGRKSPFEALRVKFGNSPEFMESANRVLFVRNEIPVSPRDLLSSVKAAISVTTCDYESDTQWGKQVGWVYGSTTEDALTGLRIHTKGWNSVYFDPDPSALLGCAPVTGPTTLTQMKRWSTGLLEILWSNNSPIIGTLTGKLQFRQCLGYLNILIWALRSLPELCYNLLPAYSIFTNTSFLPTVSEPAFFVVGSLFVVYNLSTLLEYLRCGLPVQAWWNNQKMARIQSSTAWLFGLLAVILKLLGISETVFVVTRKDQNKSSEGSSVIDSDNSRFTFDESPIFVPATTLLLVHLTALAMTGLRVQPFQMVRDGRTEPGIGEIICSTWVVLSFLPFLKGLFRSGIYGIPSSIVYKSATLALLFIYFSMRMGSKGQML; this is translated from the exons ATGGCGAATCCCATATCTCTCCCACTCCAAGAGAGAATCCCTGGTAGAAACACCCTTCAGAGAGTCATAgatctcatcatcttctttctccttcttctccttctcttctatcgTCTACTATCATTCAACGTTCATGGCGTAGCTTGGAAGCTTTCATTCTTCTGTGAGTCATGGTTCACCTTCTGCTGGATCCTCACCATGAATGCTAAATGGACTCCTGTTGATTACACCACTTACCCAGAACGCCTCTTACAATG GGTTGGTGATGAGCTACCCCCAGTGGACATGTTTGTGACAACAGCAGATTCAGTTCTTGAACCACCAATTATCACTGTCAACACTGTGCTCTCCTTGTTGGCTGTGGACTACCCAGCTCACAAGCTAGCTTGTTATGTCTCTGATGATGGAGCTTCTCCTCTTACCTTTTATTCTCTTCTGGAAGCATCTAAGTTTGCAAAGCTTTGGGTTCCTTTCTGCAAAAAGTATGAAGTTCAAGTTAGAGCCCCTTTCATGTATTTTTCTACTGAGCCCACCAAGCCAAATTCCCATCTCTCATCCTCAGATTTCCaaagggaatggaagaagattaAG AATGAATATGAAGAGCTTTGCCAAAGAATCGAAGAGGCTGCTCAGAAATCCATTCCATGTGATCTGACTGGTGAATTTGAATCTTTCTCAAATATAGATCCTAGAAACCATCCAAGTATAATCAAG GTCATATGGGAGAACAAGGGAAATCTTCCAGATGGGGTGCCGCACCTAGTATATCTGTCTAGAGAGAAGCGGCCCAGGAACCCGCATCATTACAAAGCAGGGGCCATGAATGTATTG ACTAGAGTCTCAGGAGTGATGACAAACTCCCCTTTCTTGCTCAATGTCGATTGTGATATGTTTGCAAACAACTCAAAGATTGTTCTCATGGCAATGTGTCTCCTACTTGGTTTCGAGAAAGAAAGCAAAAGCGCATTTGTTCTGTGCCCCCAAAAGTTCTATGGAGCCCCAAAAGATGACCCATTCGGAAATCAATTGGTTATGCTACAACAA ATTGTGGGCCGTGGATTCTCAGGAATACAAGGGTCTATATGTGGTGGATCAGGATGCTTTAATAGAAGGAAAGTTATATATGGGCTATCACCGGATGAGACAGAAACTAAAGCAAGATATATGAATTCAATTACTGgta GAAAATCACCTTTTGAAGCACTTCGAGTGAAATTTGGAAATTCTCCTGAATTTATGGAATCAGCGAATCGGGTATTGTTTGTGCGGAATGAAATCCCGGTTAGTCCGAGAGATCTTTTGAGCTCTGTCAAAGCAGCTATCTCAGTCACAACTTGTGACTATGAGTCCGATACACAGTGGGGTAAACAGGTCGGGTGGGTCTACGGCTCCACAACCGAAGACGCCCTCACTGGACTGAGGATTCATACAAAGGGATGGAATTCGGTCTACTTTGACCCAGACCCATCTGCATTGCTTGGGTGTGCACCCGTGACTGGGCCCACGACATTGACCCAAATGAAAAGATGGTCCACTGGTCTACTTGAGATTCTATGGAGCAACAACAGTCCAATCATCGGCACCCTCACTGGGAAGCTTCAGTTCCGGCAATGCTTAGGCTATCTCAATATATTGATTTGGGCTCTGCGTTCTCTACCTGAATTGTGCTACAATCTACTACCAGCCTACTCCATCTTCACCAACACCAGTTTCCTTCCTACG GTCTCCGAACCGGCTTTCTTCGTTGTTGGTTCTCTTTTCGTGGTTTACAACCTTAGCACCTTATTAGAGTACCTCCGATGTGGTTTACCGGTCCAGGCATGGTGGAACAACCAGAAAATGGCAAGGATACAATCGTCTACTGCATGGTTGTTTGGGCTATTGGCTGTCATTCTCAAGTTGTTAGGGATATCAGAGACTGTCTTCGTAGTAACACGGAAAGACCAAAATAAATCAAGCGAAGGTAGTAGTGTTATAGACTCCGATAACAGCCGGTTTACTTTCGACGAGTCGCCTATCTTTGTACCGGCCACAACCCTCTTATTGGTTCACCTAACTGCACTTGCAATGACCGGCTTAAGGGTTCAACCATTTCAAATGGTCCGTGATGGCAGGACCGAGCCGGGTATTGGAGAGATCATTTGCAGTACATGGGTAGTGCTGAGCTTCTTGCCATTTCTAAAAGGGCTTTTCCGAAGTGGAATTTATGGGATCCCCTCATCAATCGTGTACAAGTCCGCCACTTTGGCATTACTCTTCATTTACTTCTCAATGCGTATGGGTTCCAAAGGTCAAATGTTGTGA